One region of Rhizobium sp. WYJ-E13 genomic DNA includes:
- a CDS encoding ABC transporter substrate-binding protein encodes MRTIARAAVAAAVLLGTSVSAFALERGGTLVYGRYADSLFLDPVLNDANVDIWILSNLYDTLLLPTDDGKGVQPGLASDYKVADDGKSVTLTLRDGIKFSDGSPITPGDVAWSLKRASKKDNGIWGFMIESIDDVTTEGDKTVTIKLKHPDPAILAALTVFNTGILPEKAFEASPGATDEEKAKAFAEHPVGSGPFVLKSWDRGSSMKLVRNEYYWGKGEDGKPLPYLDGLDFELIPDDATRILKLTSGEIDGAEFIPYARVDELKSSGSLNMELYPSTRVEYITLNVRPQLGGKDNPLSNAKVRQAMNYAVNKDAIIQIVTHGVGTPQTSYMSSATPLHVGDKPLYPYDLEKAKSLMKEAGFENGFSTSILVLAGNQDEVGISTALQQMWAQIGIKLELQQVDNPTRTQQYRDGTFVMRNAAWTDDIADPNEITSYFVYSKTIDALHSGWKNDEADKLFEDSQKEMDPKKRAEQYAKMQEIYNTEGPTVPLYETPYPVALSKKVHGFLQIPLGNNIFAKTWKDK; translated from the coding sequence CGGGGCGGCACACTGGTCTACGGTCGCTATGCCGACAGCCTTTTCCTGGATCCCGTGCTGAACGACGCCAACGTCGATATCTGGATCCTGTCCAATCTCTACGACACTCTGCTCCTGCCGACCGATGATGGCAAGGGCGTACAGCCTGGCCTCGCCAGCGACTACAAGGTGGCCGACGACGGCAAAAGCGTAACGCTGACCCTGCGCGACGGCATCAAATTCTCCGATGGTTCTCCGATCACCCCCGGCGACGTCGCCTGGTCGCTGAAGCGCGCCTCCAAGAAAGACAACGGCATCTGGGGCTTCATGATCGAATCCATCGACGACGTGACGACGGAAGGCGACAAGACCGTTACGATCAAGCTCAAGCATCCGGATCCGGCCATTCTTGCGGCCTTGACCGTCTTCAATACCGGCATCCTGCCGGAAAAAGCCTTTGAAGCATCGCCGGGCGCGACCGACGAGGAAAAGGCCAAGGCTTTTGCGGAACATCCTGTTGGTTCCGGCCCCTTCGTGCTGAAGTCCTGGGACCGCGGCTCCAGCATGAAGCTGGTGCGCAACGAATATTACTGGGGCAAGGGCGAGGACGGCAAACCACTGCCCTATCTGGACGGTCTAGACTTCGAGCTGATCCCCGACGATGCGACCCGCATCCTGAAGCTCACATCCGGTGAGATCGATGGCGCCGAGTTCATTCCCTATGCCCGTGTCGACGAACTGAAGTCGTCCGGTAGTCTCAATATGGAACTCTACCCATCGACACGCGTCGAATACATTACGCTGAATGTCCGTCCGCAGCTTGGCGGCAAGGACAATCCTCTGTCCAACGCCAAGGTCCGCCAGGCGATGAACTATGCCGTCAACAAGGATGCGATCATCCAGATCGTCACCCACGGCGTCGGCACACCGCAGACGTCCTACATGTCGTCGGCAACGCCGCTGCATGTCGGCGACAAGCCGCTCTATCCCTACGACCTGGAAAAGGCGAAGAGCCTGATGAAGGAAGCCGGATTCGAGAACGGCTTCTCGACCAGCATCCTCGTGCTCGCCGGCAATCAGGACGAGGTCGGCATCTCGACCGCCCTGCAGCAGATGTGGGCGCAGATCGGCATCAAGCTCGAGCTGCAGCAGGTCGATAACCCGACCCGCACCCAGCAATATCGCGACGGCACCTTCGTGATGCGCAACGCCGCCTGGACCGACGATATCGCCGATCCAAACGAGATCACCTCCTATTTCGTCTATTCCAAGACGATCGATGCGCTGCACAGCGGCTGGAAGAACGACGAGGCAGACAAGCTCTTCGAAGACTCCCAGAAGGAAATGGATCCAAAGAAGCGCGCTGAGCAATATGCGAAGATGCAGGAAATCTATAACACCGAAGGCCCGACCGTGCCGCTCTATGAGACGCCCTACCCGGTTGCTCTCAGCAAGAAGGTCCACGGCTTCCTGCAGATCCCGCTTGGCAACAACATTTTCGCCAAGACCTGGAAAGACAAGTAA
- a CDS encoding ABC transporter permease — MPLFNFIIRRVLQMIPTVIFILIVTFVLVRLLPGDPASAMLGDRAIDADVERINHQLGLDRPVPVQFLYYVERILTGDLGNSIGLKVPVMSLILQRLPVTLMLTVMSALIALVLAVPLAFVAALKREQLPDSIIRGTFQVGLSMPVFYVGIVLLTVFAAQLKIFPVGGYGDTFGDRIYHLFLPALTLALSFAAVLMRNLRSSIIGVMNAEYVDFAIAKGLRSRVILMRHILRNALISTVTLFGLQTGTLFGGAVITETVFAVPGAGRLLIDSIYGRDYPVLQGLTIVLAVLVSLTFLVTDIVQAWLDPRIAR, encoded by the coding sequence TTGCCCCTTTTCAATTTCATAATCCGCCGCGTGCTGCAGATGATCCCGACGGTGATTTTCATCCTCATCGTCACCTTCGTTCTCGTGCGCCTGCTGCCCGGCGATCCCGCCAGCGCCATGCTTGGCGACCGCGCCATCGATGCCGATGTCGAGCGCATCAATCACCAGCTTGGCCTCGATCGGCCTGTCCCCGTGCAATTCCTCTATTATGTCGAGCGTATCCTGACCGGCGACCTCGGCAATTCCATCGGCCTCAAAGTGCCTGTCATGTCGCTGATCCTGCAGCGCCTGCCGGTCACGCTGATGTTGACGGTCATGTCAGCGCTTATTGCTTTGGTTCTTGCCGTGCCGCTCGCCTTCGTCGCTGCGCTGAAGCGGGAACAGCTTCCTGACAGCATCATTCGCGGTACGTTCCAGGTCGGGCTGTCGATGCCGGTCTTCTATGTCGGCATCGTGCTACTGACCGTTTTTGCGGCGCAGCTGAAGATCTTCCCCGTCGGCGGTTATGGCGATACGTTTGGTGACCGCATCTACCATCTTTTTCTGCCGGCGCTGACCCTGGCACTGAGCTTTGCCGCCGTGCTGATGCGCAATCTCCGCTCCTCCATCATTGGCGTTATGAATGCCGAATATGTGGATTTCGCCATCGCCAAGGGCCTGCGCTCGCGCGTCATCCTCATGCGCCACATTCTGCGCAACGCGCTGATTTCGACCGTCACATTGTTCGGCCTGCAGACGGGCACGCTCTTCGGTGGCGCCGTCATCACCGAAACCGTCTTTGCCGTCCCCGGCGCCGGCCGCCTGTTGATCGATAGCATTTATGGCCGCGACTATCCGGTTCTCCAGGGGCTGACCATCGTGCTTGCTGTCCTCGTCTCGCTGACCTTTCTGGTCACCGATATCGTGCAGGCCTGGCTTGATCCGAGGATTGCCCGATGA
- a CDS encoding ABC transporter permease, producing MTGLATRAARHASRWRTLPRSLSSGGIILGLSLIVAIWPSLFAPYDPTAFDYNALLKPPSWAHPFGTDSFGRDVLSRVIHAYTIDMQIAIFATIGPFIFGTLVGAFVGYVGGFWEAIFGRIVDATITFPFLVLVIAIVSVLGPGLGNMYVAVSVVGWVFYARLVAAEIKVQKRLDYADAGKVMGYAPLRIIFRHLLPNAITPAIVYWMTDMALAILLGSSLGYLGLGAQPPAAEWGVQIADGKNFMNTAWWISVFPGVAIVITGLGFSLAGDGVAELLRVRR from the coding sequence ATGACCGGTCTCGCCACCAGGGCCGCGCGTCACGCGTCCCGTTGGCGCACGCTGCCTCGTTCGCTGAGTTCGGGCGGCATTATTCTCGGCCTCAGCCTCATCGTCGCGATCTGGCCGTCGCTCTTTGCCCCCTATGATCCGACAGCCTTCGACTACAATGCACTGCTGAAGCCACCGAGTTGGGCGCATCCCTTCGGCACCGACAGTTTCGGTCGCGATGTGCTCTCGCGCGTCATCCATGCCTATACGATCGACATGCAGATCGCGATCTTCGCGACGATCGGCCCCTTCATCTTCGGTACGCTAGTCGGCGCCTTCGTCGGCTATGTCGGCGGTTTCTGGGAGGCGATCTTCGGCCGTATCGTCGATGCCACGATCACCTTCCCCTTCCTGGTGCTGGTCATCGCCATCGTCTCCGTGCTCGGCCCCGGCCTCGGCAACATGTATGTCGCCGTCAGCGTCGTCGGCTGGGTCTTCTATGCGCGGCTGGTTGCTGCCGAAATCAAGGTGCAAAAGCGGCTCGATTATGCCGATGCCGGCAAGGTGATGGGTTATGCGCCGCTGCGCATCATCTTCCGTCACCTGCTGCCGAATGCGATCACGCCGGCGATCGTCTACTGGATGACCGATATGGCGCTCGCCATTCTGCTCGGTTCCAGCCTCGGTTATCTCGGTCTCGGCGCCCAGCCGCCGGCCGCCGAATGGGGCGTGCAGATCGCCGACGGCAAGAATTTCATGAATACCGCCTGGTGGATCTCGGTCTTTCCGGGTGTCGCAATCGTCATCACCGGCCTCGGCTTCAGCCTGGCAGGTGACGGTGTTGCCGAATTGTTGAGGGTCAGACGATGA